Genomic window (Acidobacteriota bacterium):
GAAAAACTTGTCTGCACCGATAGTGTTTGCGGCCCTCATGTCGGAGTAGTTTTTTGTGAAGTCGTTTATCGCGCCAACGCCTATCCCGGAACGATCGCATCCAAAATCGTAGCTGAAAGGATAAGACGTTACGGCCGATCGCTCCAAATTCGAATATGGAATCGGTGGCCCTGTCGGTGAACCATAACCTAAATCTACTAATCCCCATGGATCATTTTTGTTGATGGAATTGTTGTGAACATACCCATACAAATTGACATCGCCACCTGCAAAGCCGATCGGGTCTTCGGAGATGAATCTTCCGAGATTGCCGTCGTACCAGCGGGCCCGGTAGTAATGGAGGCCAGTGAAATTGTCGAATTCACGGCCGGTGAAGGCATAGCGCGTTGAAAGCTGATTCGTCGCGTTGCCGAAACTGTCGTAAGCGGTTTGTTCGAGAATCGTTCCGGAAGAATCCGTCAGCGCATTCGTGCTTCCGAGATGATCAGCCAGGAAGTATTTCGAAACGCCGTTTGAACTCAACTTCAATTTGCTGTCAATTCCCAAACCGTTCTGATACTTCGTCAGGACGCCCGAACTGTCATCCATCACGACATCGAGGCCGTCATAGACAAACTTCGTGTTCTCTCGACCGTTGCCGACGATACGCTGGATTCTGCGTCCCAAAGCGCCGTTCTATTTTGCATAAAACGCTCGATGTTCGTCAGCGGTAAATTTGATCTTCGCATCCTGCCCGCATCCGAAACCAAACCGGACTCAGCGGGTCAAAAACGCCTTGATTCGAGAAACTGCGAACCATCCGAGCAGACTGAAACCCATCCATTGCAGAAAAATCAAGCAGTAAAAAATGATTCCGCCAACACTTTCAGGCAAGCCGCTCGCCATAACCAATAGATGCAACGGCAAATGTACGATGACCCAGAACTCAAAAATCGAAGTCGGAACCAGATCGAAAGAAGGGTAGCCCAAAAGCAACCGCGTAATCAACACAGCAACGACTCCAATGCAGGATGCGACAACCCAACGTGCGTAACTAATCACAATCGCAACGACCTCCATCAGGTGATTCGCGACCGGAATAGTCAGTTCGGTTTGTCCGATTGCCGACCGCATCGTATTCAAAGCTCATCGTGGCACCAGCGCGAGTTTGCGACAATTGCCTTCCAGCGGGTCGAATGTAAAAACATACTGTTGGTTGAGGGCATCCGTGACCTTGACCATCTGACTTCGGGCGTTGTATTCAAAATGCGTAACCTGCGCCATTGCGTCGGTCACACCGATCAGGCGGTTCGCGCTGTCGTAATCATAAATTGTTTGTCTGCCGGCCGTATCAATCCGTTTCTTGACGTTGCCGACAAGATCGTATTCAGTTCTTTGATCAAGCCGGGACCCATTGGGCGTAATCGCTGGATAGATCACCTTTTTCAGCCTGCGATTGCCGGAAGTCTACCCCTCCCCCCGAACGAATGTCAAGAATTACTCGGACGGAGATTAATCAGGATTCCAAATGGCATGATTCTCAAGAAGAAGCAGATGAAGCTGTCCGCAACCGCAATTCCCAAATCCGAATTGCGTTTCCGCAACAGAAGCGAACTACTGCGAATGAGAAAAATTCGAGGAATTCGTTACAATTTAGTCAACGGGCTTGTCCTGTCCTGAACAATATGAAAATCGAAGCCGGTGAAAGCGTGATCGTGATTCTTCAGAATCCGCGGGAAAAGGTCGTCGGGGTGTTGCATGAGATCGGGGCGGCCGGGATATTTATGCGCGGGATCGATCTCAGCTATTTTGAGGAATGGACGAACGCGATCAAGAATGAAGAGCCTTATTTGCCGATGCAGGAGTATTTTTTTCCGATGTGGCGCGTCGAGCGCGTGATGCGAGACGAAAACTCGTTTGACGTCGCTTCGCTCGCCGAACAGTTTCATCAAAAAACCGGATTCGATATGGCCGACTTTTAGAACGCCGGCGATTGTCTATCGATTGCCGAATTCCTCATCTCGATCAATTCGTCCGTCCGGCGGCGGCTCTTTTCCGCCTCAAACGTTCTGCCGGACCTTTGCAGCAACCCGGTCAGCTTGCGGGCTTTGTCGATCGCGGCGTTTATGGCTTCCACATTCTTCCGATCGTCTTCGAAAATCCCGAAAAACTGATCGCGCGAACGGGCATAGTAGGCGACCGCGTTCTGAAATTGGGCCGCGTCCTCGTGAATCGAGGCAAAAAGTCCGTTAAGTTCCGCGATATCGAATGCCGCCTCGCGGTTGGCCGGATCGGCAGCCTGACTTTTCGCGGCGATGGTCTCCGCGTCACTCGCGAGCGCGAGCGCGTCCGAGGTTCTTCCGTTCCGGCTCAGCGTCCGCGAGTATGAACTGTGGGCGGCAATCCGGTTGCGACGGGTTTCCGAAGTTTCAGGAACCGATCCGCTGAGCCTCTCGACCAGCTTGAACATCCGTTCGTGATACGGCAATGCCGCGCGAAAATTGTCGGCGGCGGCGTCTGCCGGCCCCTTTGCCAACGCATTTTCACCGAGCCAGAAATAGGTTGTTCCGACGCGCTGCAGAGCGCGCGCAACGATGCGGAGGATTTCCGGATTATCGGGATCGACCGTCATCGCGTCGTTCGCGAGGGCTTCGGCCCTGAGATGGCTTTCGAGCTTGGTGTTCAAAGATTCGCGGTCGCCGATCGTGCCCACCGAATCGCCTTTTCGGATAAACAGCGTCGAAAGCTGCGCGAGCCGCTTTGACGAACGGGGCTCGACCCGCAAAATCTCCTCGACGAGTTGCGCCGAGCGTTCAAGGAGCGACTGTTTGTTGGCCGCGCTTTCATTGACGCGTACCGAAATCGACAGGCGCGCGTCATACGCTTTCAACAGGTCGTCTTTGACCGCGACGTCATCAACCCGCGCGGCGGCCACGCGTTCGAGCAACTCGATCGACTTCCGATAACTGTCGAGCGCTCCGGCCGTGTTGCCGGTATTCGCCGAGTAGATCTTGCCCTGGACATCGCCGAGTTTGAGATACGCCAGACCGAGTTCACGTTCGAGTTCCGGATCGTTCATCGAATCCGTCGCGAGGCTGTCGAGATAGGCCGTCGCGTCCGTGACAAGCATTTCGCGGACGGCGGTCGAACCCGGAAGCTTTTCGATCTCATCGTGATATTTGAAGACGACATTGTTGGCGATCGCCCGCACTTCGCGAAACCGCTTGTCGGCGAGAATTCGTTGTTGTTCGGCGCGGTACGCCTGCCACGAGGTCGCCGCGATTCCGCCGACGAGCGTCGCGCCGATCACGATGCTTGCGGCGGCCGCGATCCGATTTCGGCCGATGAACTTTCGCAGCCGGTAACCGAACGTGTCGGCGCGTGCGGTGACGGGCAAACCAAGAAGCCAGCGACGAAGATCCTCGGCAAACTGTTCAACCGATTGGTACCGCCTTGACGGTTCTTTCTGAAGCGCTTTGAGGACGATATTGTCAAGATCGGAGTTGAGGGATCGATTGATCCGATCCGGCGCGCGCAAATTTCCCGACGGCGCCACCGGCATCGTATTCGTGATCGTTTCGAGAATCTCCGCATAACTTTTGCCGTCGGTGTCATACGGCCTGCCGCCGGCCAGGATCTCGTAAAAGATCACGCCGAGACTGTAGACATCGCTCAAAGTCGAGACCTTTTCGCCGCGGATCTGTTCGGGCGAAGCGTATTGCGGCGTCATCATCCCGAGTTGGGTCGCGGTTCCGTCGGAGATGCCGGTGTCGAGAACTTTAGCGATTCCGAAATCGAGCAATTTTGGGCGTCCGTCGGCAGTGACGACGATGTTCGACGGCTTCAGATCGCGATGAACGACGAGCTGTGAGTGAGCGTAGGAAACGGCCGCGCAGACTTTTCGGAAGATCTCGATTATTTCAGCAGTTGAACGCCCGCGCCCGCAAAACTCGATGATCGGAACGCCATCGACGAACTCCATCGCGTAGTACGGCAATCCGTCGGCCGTCTTGCCGCCGTCAAGAAACCGCGCGATGTTCTCGTGTTCGAGCGTCGCGAGTATCTGCTGTTCCGACCGAAACCGTTTGAGGATGATCTCGTTGTTCATCCCGCGCTTGATGACCTTGAGCGCCACGCGCTGCGAAAAAGCCTCGTTCTCACGGCGCGCTTCATAAACAACGCCCATCCCGCCGCGCCCGAGTTCGCGGAGGATCGTGAACTCGTCGATCTTGTCCGGCAGCGATTCGTCGAGTGCGTGGACATCGGCCAACGGTTCGTTGAGCAGTCCAACGTCGGCGGCGTCGGCAGCGAGCATCTTCTCGACTTCGAACCTGACCGATTCTTCGAGCGTTCCGAGAAACGCCAGGCGGGCGGCTGACGTCAGCTCCGCGGCGGTTGAGAATGCCTCTTTGATTATCTTCCAGTCGGCCGGATCCATCAGATTTGTTTGACTCAACTTCTTTTGACGCGGGCGTCAGGTCAACTGCGTCAGAAGCCAGGCGCGCGCCGACGCCCAATCACGCTTGACGGTCGAAACGGAAACACTCATAAAATCGGCGATCTCCTCGTTGGTCAAACCGCCGAAGAATTTGAGTTCGACGATCCGCGCCTGATCCGGATCCATCACCGCGAGACGATTCAGCGCGTCGTCAAGAACGGTAAGATCCAATTCAGTCGATTTCGGAAAACTGACGGCTTCGTCAAGCGACAGGAGCGTTTCGCCGGCGCCGCGTTTTTGAGCGCGTTTGGCGACCGCGTGATTTACCAGTATGCGGCGCATCGCCTCGGCGGCGATCGCGAAAAAGTGAAGCCGGTTTCGCCAGTCGACTGAATGCTGATCAACGAGAACGAGATACGCTTCGTTGACGAGCGCAGTCGGTTGCAGCGTGTGATCCGGGCGTTCGAAGGCGAGTCTTTTCGCCGCCACGCGTTTGAGTTCGTCGTAAACGAGCGGCAACAGTTCGTCGAGCGCGCGACGGTTGCCGCCGCGCGCCCGGTTCAAGAGTTCCGTGATTTCGGGCGCTTCACTCATACCGTGACTTTCGGCTGATTTTATCAAATTCGGAGCAATTTTCCTCATTCGACCGGCAAAAGATCGAGTTCTCGCGTCCCCACGATTCAGAAATGGGAAAAGGGCGAACCGCCTCCGCAATTCACCCTTTCTTAAATTTATTGAGACGAGTTATTCGAATCCGAGTTTCAAGCGATAGGTGCCGATCTTTCCGTCGCCCCAGAAGCGTTCGCCCTCGATGACAATTGATGCGTCACCAGCTTTGTAATCGCTGAATCCACCGAAAAGGATCTTATCCTTGGTCGTTTTTTCGGCGTCCTTCTGGTCGATCTTGTCGGAGGCCGCTTTGCCATCGCCGAGAAAGACCATAGCTCCCTTCGCGATCAGATCGACAACCCCCGAAGGCAGGCCGACCGCGCCGCCCGCGAGTTTGATCGCATCCGATCCGACCGCGATCAGGACTTTTCGCAGGTAGTAGCCGAAGTTCTTGTCGTGAATGTCGTAGATCTGAACGCGCACCGAGAGCAAGGTGCCGGGAAGGCTCTCGATCCGATAATTGTCTGCTTGAAATCCGAAGCTGTTGGTTCGGAGGCGACTGAGGTCAAGTTCGACCGGGTCTGTTTTTTTGTCCTTGGGCGGCAGATAGAGGTTTTCAGTCTCTTTTCTCCAGTGCCAAAAGTCCTTCGTTTTTGGCTTCTCGACCATCACCGTCACGTTTTGTTTGACGTTTTTGCCGTCCGCGCCGACCACCGGTTTGTCCTTGTCGTCGACTTTATCGACCTCAAGCGTGATGAAATATACAAGTCGAAAATTCTTCTTGCTGTTGTCGCTTCCGAAATTGGGAAACCACAACCCTTCCAGGATAAGCTGCTTAGTCATCTTTTTTTCTCCGTTAGTATTGCTTTAGAAACTCCACATAACCTGTAATGACATCGCGACCAAATTCCTTTCACAAAAATAGTTTGGGCCGGTTTCCCAAATTTTCTTGCGATTTGCTTTAGGAGACGAAATACCAATGAAACTTCTGAAAATATCAATGCTCTTGACCTTGTTTGCGGTCGCCTCGTCCGCGCAGAACATCGCGAAGGTCGCTGACGAAACTTTCGATTACATCAAGTCCGGAACATTCAGTAAACCAAAGGTCGCCAAGAACACGACGAAGATGTCGCTCGGACAGGTTCGCGTCCATTACAAACTGATCACCTCGCAGGCAACCGCGAAAAGCGGCAGCAGCGCCGAGGTCACGGTCTATCTCGACAGCGATCTGACCGAACGCGATCTGCAAAACCTGACCGATGAATTCTACGTGATCTTGCGAAACAAACTGGCCGCCGCGGGAATTTCCGCCGGAACGTACGATGAGGTCAAAGCCACCGATTATTATGCCGAACGGCAAAAGACTCAGGAAGACAAAAAGCTCAACGACTACGACGGCAAAAACGGTCAGGCGTGGATCTCATTCACCGCTTACGACGGGCCGGTGATGGTCCGCTGGCGTCCGTTCGGCACGACTGAGCTGATCGGATTCGGCAAGATCAAGAAAATGGCGAATGCCGCCGAGACGACCGGCGGAGATCTCGCGACATTTGACGTCGTGCTCGACTTTGCCTCGATCCAGCTCAAGGCTGGCTTTCGGCAGGACCGCGCCGGATGGCTCTACGATAACGGCAAATACACGGCCGATTACGCGATCGGGGCGTTGATGAACGTTCCCGACAGCTTCGTCTTTTTGATCGACAAAAAGAACAACGTCGAGCAGTTTCGCAGCGCGCTTCCGGTCGCCGCGCGCGGGCTCTTCGCCGAAAAACCGTACGAGGACGCTTCGAAGACCTCATTGAAAACGAGGCAATTGATGGGCGATGCGAGATTTACGTTTACGCCGCTCGTGATCTCTTCAAAACGGGAACTCTATCTCAACGCCGCACGCGAAATGCTCTCTCTTTACGCCGATATGTTCGTCGAAAAAATGCGCGTGATCCGCGGAAGTTCGACACCGGCCAATTCGAACTCGGCGCAGAAGCCGGTCGACAACACGACGATTCAGCAGGTAAACGAAGCCGCGAGGAACAACAACGAACCGACTCCCGTGACGACCGGCGAACTTGAAGCGGCTGCCGGGGACGCGGCCAAAGCGGGCAAGTTCAAACTCGCGGTCGATTACTACACGGAGCTGATCAAGAAGGAGCCGGGCGAAGCCAAGTGGTATCTCGGCCGCGGAGCCGTCTATCTGAACGATCTCGGCGACCTCAAAGCCGCGATCAAGGACTTTGACCAAGGCATCAAGCTCGACCCGAACGAACCGGTCTTCTACTACAACCGTGGCACGGCATACGTAAAACAGGAAGAATGGAAGAAGGCAAAGGCGGATTTCGACAAGCATATCTCGCTCAATCCGAACTTCGCCGAATCGTACCTGAATCGCGGAATCACGTTCATTTACCTGAAGAATCTTGACGCCGCGCTGGCCGACTTCAACCGCGGCATCCAGGTTAACCCCCGACTCCCGAATCTCTATCGCGCCCGCGCGCTGGTGTATAAGTCGCAAGGCAACGCCGCCCTCGCGCAGGCCGATGAGATTCGGGCCGCCCAACTTGAGCAGTGAGATCAGTGAGATCAGTGCATAGTGCAGAGTGCAGAGTGCAGAGTGCAGAGTGGAATTCTGGCACTATGCACTCTGCACTCTGCACTATGCACTACCTTGCACTTTTCCCCTGTTTCCTCTAACTTATTATTCCTAAACTCAATCAACTTCCTTTCGTCAAAGGAAATCTCACGGTTGTTTCACCTATGAAACAACATTTCACAAACGCTCTTTTTTGTGTTACACTCTGCATCAAGATTTGGGAAATCAGCAAAAAGGAGAAAGAAAAAGGATGGCACAACCAGCTATGAGCATTGATTCCAAAGGCAAGGCGATCGATTCCGCGCTTGCGAACATTGAAAAAAAATTCGGTAAAGGCTCGATTATGCGTCTCGGCGAACGGCCGCACGAAGACGTCGGAGCTATCTCCACCAACTGCCTCAGTCTTGACGCGGCGATCGGCGTCGGAGGTTTTCCGCGCGGCCGCATCATCGAGGTTTACGGTCCGGAAAGTTCGGGCAAAACGACGCTCGCGCTGCAGGTCGTGGCGCAGGCCCAGAATCTCGGCGGCGTCGCGGCGTTTATCGACGCCGAACACGCGCTCGATCCGGAATACGCCGAAAAACTCGGCGTCAACATCAATGACCTACTGATCTCGCAGCCCGATTCGGGCGAACAGGCGCTCGACATCGCCGAAACGCTCGTCCGCTCGGCGTCGATCGACGTCATCGTCGTCGACTCGGTCGCGGCGCTCGTCCCGCGCGCGGAGATCGACGGCGAAATGGGCGATTCGCATATGGGGCTTCAGGCGCGTCTGATGTCGCAGGCGCTTCGCAAGTTGACTAGCACGATCTCGACCACGAACACGTGTTTCATCTTCATCAACCAGCTGCGCGAAAAGATCGGCGTCTTTTTCGGTTCGCCGGAGACGACGACCGGCGGCAAGGCCTTGAAGTTTTACGCGTCGGTCCGCATCGACATCCGCCGCATCGGCGCGATCAAGGACGGCGATAAGATCGTCGGCAACCGGACGAAGGTCAAGGTCGTCAAGAACAAGGTCGCGCCGCCGTTCCACGAATGCGAGTTCGACATTATGTACGGGGAAGGAATCTCGCGCGAGGGCGATCTTCTCGATCTGGCGGTAAACAATTCGGTCGTCGAAAAGAGCGGCGCGTGGTTTTCCTATTCGGGCGAACGCCTCGGCCAGGGCCGCGAGAACGTGAAGACGATGCTCAAGGAGAACCGCGAAATGTACGGGCGCATCGAGCACGACGTCAAGGTCAAGCTCGGATTGATCAAAGCCGCGGCGGCTTAGAACTGGAGCGCAAGCGTCCCCGCACTGGAGCAAAAGCGCGAACGGCGGCAGCATTTCGATGCCGCCGCCGTTCCACGACTAATTCACCTTTTTCTTGACCGTCTTCAAGACCTGGGCCGCGTCGCACAGTTGAGTCGGAGCCTTGTCGGCGGCGCGGATCCTTGATGATGCGACCCCGCACTGGAGCAAAAGCGCGAACGGCGGCAGCATTCCGGTGCCGCCGCCGTTCCGCGACTAATTCACCTTTTTCTTGACCGTCTTCAAGCCTTGATTCACGGCATCGCGCAACTGCGTAGGCGCTTTGTTGACGGCATTCGGATCCTTGATGACCCGGTTCATTTGCTCTTTCAAAGTCTTTTCGTCCGGAATTCCGGGAGTCGGCGTGGCGCCTTTCGGAACCGGCGTCCTGCCGACAGTGTTCGAATCGGGAATCCCCGGCGTCGGCGTCGCGCCGCGCGGCAAATTCGTGAGATTGGCCTGGTTAACCGGCGGAATTCCCGGCGTTTCCTTTCCGTCCGGCGCGATCGGCGTTCCAGAGAACTCGGGCGGGACGTTGGACGCGGTGTTGCTGTTCGGCGTGGTCTGTGTCGAATTTCCCGGCGCGGTGGCCGATGTGCAGGCGGCGACGAAAGCGGCCGTCAGAATGATTGCGATGTAAAAAGCATTTCGTATCATAATTTTCTGTCTCCTATTTAAACATAACTGTGCCGGCTTGAATGTTGCGCCTCCGGAGGGCGGCGACGGCGTTCAAACCGGCACGGGCAGGTATCAAACGGAATTCGGAAGGTTTTAGCAGCCAAATTGGGCAAAGCGACTGCTAAACTGGATTATAGACCCATCAATGTTGTTGTCAACACCTTTTTCGGCCTTTTTTGTGCAAAACATCAACTTTCAGGCTTTTATCCGGCGCGATTTGACATCAAAAACTCCTTTATCTAAACTTACAAATTCGCGCCGAAGTTATTCCCGAGGCGTTGACCAAATGGCCAGGTAGCTCAGTTGGTAGAGCAGCGGACTGAAAATCCGCGTGTCGGCGGTTCGATTCCGTCCCTGGCCACCACGTTTTCAAACAGTTCAGGGCATCCGATCGGGTGCCCTTTATTTTTTTGTGTGCCAATTATGTGCCAAGCCAGTTAGAACGTGCGCATTATGCTTGAAACGGCACAGCGCGTTCCTTCTTTAGCTACCCAGAGAATCTGTTCACCAAGGAAGCTCGTGTCATTTACCGGATTTCTGTAAGAAGCGGCACCAAAAGCAAAATCGGCCGATTGAAGCCCAGGGAGAGGAAGCCACAAGACAAATCGTGAGAGAATCGTTCGTATTTCAAATAAGCCCGGCTTATTAATAACATTATGAGAAAGTAGTTGACTTTTTTTAGGGGGGGGGCAGATAATCACCTCAGTTCCGACAAAATCCGGAGACGCCGAATGGCTATCCGATGAGCCCTGGGATGACCGGGGCGATACAAATTGACGTAGGGCGCGGATCACGGATGACCGCGCAGGATTTGTACTTGACGGCTCGCGAGGGTTGTCGATGAAACGTTTGC
Coding sequences:
- a CDS encoding sigma-70 family RNA polymerase sigma factor — translated: MSEAPEITELLNRARGGNRRALDELLPLVYDELKRVAAKRLAFERPDHTLQPTALVNEAYLVLVDQHSVDWRNRLHFFAIAAEAMRRILVNHAVAKRAQKRGAGETLLSLDEAVSFPKSTELDLTVLDDALNRLAVMDPDQARIVELKFFGGLTNEEIADFMSVSVSTVKRDWASARAWLLTQLT
- a CDS encoding tetratricopeptide repeat protein, producing the protein MKLLKISMLLTLFAVASSAQNIAKVADETFDYIKSGTFSKPKVAKNTTKMSLGQVRVHYKLITSQATAKSGSSAEVTVYLDSDLTERDLQNLTDEFYVILRNKLAAAGISAGTYDEVKATDYYAERQKTQEDKKLNDYDGKNGQAWISFTAYDGPVMVRWRPFGTTELIGFGKIKKMANAAETTGGDLATFDVVLDFASIQLKAGFRQDRAGWLYDNGKYTADYAIGALMNVPDSFVFLIDKKNNVEQFRSALPVAARGLFAEKPYEDASKTSLKTRQLMGDARFTFTPLVISSKRELYLNAAREMLSLYADMFVEKMRVIRGSSTPANSNSAQKPVDNTTIQQVNEAARNNNEPTPVTTGELEAAAGDAAKAGKFKLAVDYYTELIKKEPGEAKWYLGRGAVYLNDLGDLKAAIKDFDQGIKLDPNEPVFYYNRGTAYVKQEEWKKAKADFDKHISLNPNFAESYLNRGITFIYLKNLDAALADFNRGIQVNPRLPNLYRARALVYKSQGNAALAQADEIRAAQLEQ
- a CDS encoding protein kinase gives rise to the protein MSQTNLMDPADWKIIKEAFSTAAELTSAARLAFLGTLEESVRFEVEKMLAADAADVGLLNEPLADVHALDESLPDKIDEFTILRELGRGGMGVVYEARRENEAFSQRVALKVIKRGMNNEIILKRFRSEQQILATLEHENIARFLDGGKTADGLPYYAMEFVDGVPIIEFCGRGRSTAEIIEIFRKVCAAVSYAHSQLVVHRDLKPSNIVVTADGRPKLLDFGIAKVLDTGISDGTATQLGMMTPQYASPEQIRGEKVSTLSDVYSLGVIFYEILAGGRPYDTDGKSYAEILETITNTMPVAPSGNLRAPDRINRSLNSDLDNIVLKALQKEPSRRYQSVEQFAEDLRRWLLGLPVTARADTFGYRLRKFIGRNRIAAAASIVIGATLVGGIAATSWQAYRAEQQRILADKRFREVRAIANNVVFKYHDEIEKLPGSTAVREMLVTDATAYLDSLATDSMNDPELERELGLAYLKLGDVQGKIYSANTGNTAGALDSYRKSIELLERVAAARVDDVAVKDDLLKAYDARLSISVRVNESAANKQSLLERSAQLVEEILRVEPRSSKRLAQLSTLFIRKGDSVGTIGDRESLNTKLESHLRAEALANDAMTVDPDNPEILRIVARALQRVGTTYFWLGENALAKGPADAAADNFRAALPYHERMFKLVERLSGSVPETSETRRNRIAAHSSYSRTLSRNGRTSDALALASDAETIAAKSQAADPANREAAFDIAELNGLFASIHEDAAQFQNAVAYYARSRDQFFGIFEDDRKNVEAINAAIDKARKLTGLLQRSGRTFEAEKSRRRTDELIEMRNSAIDRQSPAF
- the recA gene encoding recombinase RecA: MSIDSKGKAIDSALANIEKKFGKGSIMRLGERPHEDVGAISTNCLSLDAAIGVGGFPRGRIIEVYGPESSGKTTLALQVVAQAQNLGGVAAFIDAEHALDPEYAEKLGVNINDLLISQPDSGEQALDIAETLVRSASIDVIVVDSVAALVPRAEIDGEMGDSHMGLQARLMSQALRKLTSTISTTNTCFIFINQLREKIGVFFGSPETTTGGKALKFYASVRIDIRRIGAIKDGDKIVGNRTKVKVVKNKVAPPFHECEFDIMYGEGISREGDLLDLAVNNSVVEKSGAWFSYSGERLGQGRENVKTMLKENREMYGRIEHDVKVKLGLIKAAAA